The following proteins come from a genomic window of Coffea arabica cultivar ET-39 chromosome 11c, Coffea Arabica ET-39 HiFi, whole genome shotgun sequence:
- the LOC113716619 gene encoding uncharacterized protein, with amino-acid sequence MADSGVFSLVNELHQLILILRKILNIKKLQAKLFTKNVGGVIMLLTMEGAPTLPEQLVEEILPLALPVGDFVRGPRQRTIRAKLEYTMATCYRGKLSNEVPELVEQIDLNENNLEKFLDSTDFYKKRNASEHLRNNLALLPSRQAIRALLEASCLLKDTIIFFHEVGTELAALCECLRFLLTISKKCEHSNEWPCHQFVEGIRDVTIKALDAVNCADKDSLSSEMQKFEDRIQLDPSVICEDAEVIKEDCVEKMAKKFFDRKNGKRLVLLDTLEMLHSCKEGIIDMTLRKLHRKDHQSLNAALGGNGFPSPSMICEMFAREDLPSLPLTHCLRAFPLIEGRKRRRAGALHNCIVENQHNLLYFFKKLILPDFQMMSCSCLLYQQIFI; translated from the coding sequence ATGGCTGACAGTGGAGTCTTTAGTCTGGTAAACGAGCTGCATCAATTAATTCTCATATTAAGGAAAATACTGAATATAAAGAAATTGCAAGCCAAGTTATTTACTAAAAACGTTGGCGGGGTCATCATGTTACTGACAATGGAAGGAGCCCCAACTCTGCCGGAACAATTAGTAGAAGAGATTCTACCTCTTGCACTGCCCGTTGGAGATTTTGTTCGAGGACCCAGGCAACGAACTATAAGGGCGAAACTTGAGTATACGATGGCTACTTGTTACAGAGGAAAATTATCAAATGAAGTGCCAGAATTAGTAGAACAGATTGATCTCAATGAGAATAACCTGGAGAAATTTCTTGATTCAACTGActtctacaagaaaagaaatgctTCGGAACATTTACGCAACAATTTGGCATTACTACCTTCACGTCAGGCGATAAGAGCACTGCTTGAGGCTAGTTGTCTACTCAAAGACACCATAATCTTTTTCCATGAAGTCGGTACTGAATTAGCTGCTCTCTGCGAATGTCTAAGGTTCCTGCTGACCATTTCCAAGAAGTGCGAGCATTCAAACGAATGGCCTTGTCACCAATTCGTGGAAGGCATCAGGGATGTCACGATCAAAGCACTTGATGCTGTCAACTGTGCAGACAAAGATAGTCTTAGCTCGGAgatgcagaaatttgaggacCGTATACAGTTGGATCCTAGTGTGATATGTGAAGATGCTGAAGTTATAAAGGAAGATTGTGTCGAGAAGATGGCCAAGAAATTTTTTGATAGGAAAAATGGCAAGCGATTGGTTTTGTTGGATACTTTAGAAATGCTTCATTCCTGCAAGGAAGGGATTATTGATATGACTCTTCGCAAACTTCATAGAAAAGACCATCAATCGCTGAATGCTGCACTTGGAGGAAATGGCTTTCCTTCACCGTCTATGATCTGTGAGATGTTTGCCAGAGAAGATCTTCCTTCACtgcctctgacacattgtctaCGTGCTTTTCCTTTGattgaaggaagaaaaagaagaagagcagGTGCTTTGCACAATTGCATTGTAGAAAATCAGCACAATTTATTGTACTTTTTCAAGAAGTTGATCTTGCCAGATTTTCAGATGATGTCTTGCAGCTGTTTACTTTATCAGCAGATCTTTATCTAG
- the LOC113716206 gene encoding putative late blight resistance protein homolog R1A-10 has translation MSPGEQSTFIEKRSLLVPPIPEFNESALQKKSRPQPTEHTPGTEATPEAHASSSQPKDKSKAPVTVETTEDDNDETEDEVNPEQFRLTRRSFEGFLGAVGLHADFLEIKKRTVSLSCGIPKLQEKKPPILTEIGSLEQDLKKFLETTALDIRIDLSNYVDLFSLLSFLDDSSDKFQDHDLLKCIKDVAYRARDLVKECIVDNQVKSDVQSIKRVTTNIDEKSLRLRGLSIRKAPLSSNKEDIVVGLDAELTTILEGLTRLPGLEIVTISGMGGIGKTTLARKAFNDPYIVYHFYCRAWITVSQVYQVRDLLLGLLSSIARSTDKMVEKSNAQLAEVVYKSLKGMRYMIVMDDMWSIDAWNDVKSCFPDDKNGSRIVVTTRFMELATNVSPKKPPHCMNLLNTEQSWELLEMLIFGTASCPQELVGVGKKIAKRCWGLPLAIIVVAGVLSRVIREYNYWNNIAEEVSSVVPTDPKNCLDILALSYNYLPHHLKAYFLYMGIFPEDCEIEVSKLINLWAAEGFLYLDSEKQLEQIGEDYLEDLISRTLVLVEKKRFGGEVKTCRLHDFLRELCLKEAQRRT, from the exons aTGTCTCCTGGCGAGCAGTCCACCTTTATTGAAAAAAGGAGTCTCCTCGTGCCTCCAATCCCTGAATTCAATGAAAGTGCTcttcaaaaaaagtcaagaccTCAGCCCACAGAGCATACTCCTGGTACTGAAGCCACTCCAGAGGCACATGCTTCCAGCTCTCAGCCCAAAGATAAAAGCAAGGCTCCTGTAACTGTGGAGACAACTGAAGATGATAATGATGAAACTGAGGATGAAGTGAATCCTGAGCAGTTTCGTCTAACCAGGAGAAG CTTTGAAGGATTTCTTGGGGCAGTTGGTCTGCATGCTGACTTCTTGGAGATCAAGAAAAGAACAGTGTCCTTGAGCTGCGGAATACCAAAATTGCAGGAAAAAAAGCCACCAATTCTGACGGAAATTGGATCTTTGGAGCAAGACCTGAAGAAATTTCTGGAAACCACTGCCCTCGACATCCGGATAGATCTATCCAACTACGTT GATCTTTTCTCCTTGCTGAGTTTTCTTGATGATTCTTCTGATAAATTCCAGGATCATGACTTGCTGAAATGCATCAAAGACGTTGCTTATAGAGCAAGAGATCTTGTTAAAGAATGTATCGTGgacaatcaagtcaagtca GATGTTCAATCTATCAAGAGAGTGACTACAAATATAGATGAAAAGAGTCTAAGATTGCGGGGATTAAGCATCAGGAAAGCACCACTTAGTTCGAATAAGGAGGATATTGTGGTAGGTCTTGATGCTGAGCTGACGACTATCTTGGAGGGGCTCACTAGACTGCCAGGACTAGAAATAGTGACAATTTCTGGGATGGGCGGAATTGGCAAGACAACTCTTGCTAGAAAAGCTTTTAATGATCCTTATATTGTTTATCACTTCTATTGTCGTGCATGGATAACAGTATCCCAAGTCTATCAAGTGAGAGATTTGTTACTAGGCCTTTTGAGCTCCATTGCACGGTCCACTGATAAAATGGTTGAGAAGAGCAATGCTCAATTAGCTGAAGTTGTATACAAAAGTTTGAAAGGTATGAGATATATGATTGTTATGGATGACATGTGGAGTATTGATGCTTGGAATGATGTCAAAAGTTGTTTTCCTGATGACAAAAATGGAAGTCGAATAGTAGTTACAACTCGGTTCATGGAGTTAGCAACAAATGTGAGTCCCAAAAAGCCACCTCATTGCATGAACCTTCTGAATACAGAACAAAGCTGGGAACTATTGGAAATGCTCATCTTCGGGACAGCAAGCTGCCCCCAAGAATTGGTGggagttggaaaaaaaatagcTAAGAGATGCTGGGGATTACCTCTAGCTATTATCGTTGTTGCTGGTGTTCTCTCACGTGTCATCAGGGAATACAATTATTGGAATAATATTGCAGAGGAGGTTAGCTCAGTTGTTCCTACTGATCCAAAAAATTGCTTAGATATACTTGCTTTGAGTTACAATTACTTGCCTCATCACCTGAAAGCCTACTTCCTCTATATGGGGATTTTCCCTGAAGATTGTGAGATTGAAGTttcaaaattgattaatttATGGGCTGCAGAGGGCTTCTTATATTTGGATTCAGAGAAACAGTTGGAACAGATTGGAGAGGATTACTTGGAAGACCTTATCAGCAGAACCTTAGTTTTGGTTGAAAAGAAGCGCTTTGGGGGGGAAGTCAAAACTTGTCGCCTCCATGACTTCTTACGGGAATTGTGCTTGAAAGAAGCTCAAAGGAGAACTTAA